Proteins encoded by one window of Enterococcus faecalis:
- a CDS encoding minor capsid protein, producing the protein MSYLKDREDAWIKEQMKLDRNREKEIVKQLQNAIDAIQTEIEANWDRFSNGQKITISEARKMANKMDVKRFERKAKEYVKNKDFSPQANKELKIYNLVMRVSRLELLKSQIGLELITLFDELDKWGYSQLTEAAKEEYLRQAGILGETVQENYSSKVRKIVNASFKSSDFPSFSDNIWQNFVEMKADLEKIITQAITQGKNPRAVAKEIAKFLKPNQLNIRYKLNRLMMTEISGIQTDIQKQSYLDADIEEYDYIAEPFACEICKKVAKGSPYRVLKMKKGINAPYMHPHCKCSTVPKVSEDYDKSLKERCL; encoded by the coding sequence ATGTCCTATTTGAAAGATCGTGAAGATGCTTGGATCAAAGAGCAGATGAAGCTAGATCGTAATAGAGAAAAAGAAATTGTTAAACAGCTTCAAAATGCTATTGATGCGATTCAAACTGAAATTGAAGCTAACTGGGATAGATTTTCCAATGGTCAAAAGATTACGATTAGCGAAGCAAGAAAAATGGCTAATAAGATGGACGTAAAACGCTTTGAGAGAAAAGCGAAGGAATATGTAAAAAATAAGGACTTTAGCCCGCAAGCCAATAAAGAATTGAAAATCTATAACTTAGTAATGCGAGTGTCTAGATTAGAGCTATTAAAGTCTCAGATTGGTTTAGAATTAATCACGTTGTTTGATGAGCTAGATAAGTGGGGATATTCTCAGTTAACTGAAGCGGCAAAAGAGGAATATTTAAGACAGGCGGGAATACTAGGCGAAACCGTTCAAGAAAATTATTCGTCTAAGGTTAGAAAAATTGTTAATGCCTCATTCAAATCAAGTGACTTCCCTTCGTTTAGTGATAACATTTGGCAAAATTTTGTTGAAATGAAAGCTGATTTAGAAAAAATAATCACTCAGGCAATCACTCAAGGTAAAAATCCAAGAGCCGTAGCAAAAGAGATAGCTAAATTTTTAAAGCCTAACCAATTAAATATAAGATACAAGCTAAATAGGCTAATGATGACTGAAATATCTGGTATTCAAACAGATATTCAAAAGCAAAGTTACTTGGATGCAGATATCGAAGAATATGATTACATTGCAGAACCGTTTGCCTGTGAAATATGTAAAAAAGTGGCTAAAGGAAGCCCTTATAGAGTATTAAAGATGAAAAAAGGTATTAATGCTCCTTATATGCATCCTCATTGTAAATGCTCTACTGTCCCTAAAGTTAGTGAGGATTATGATAAGTCGCTGAAAGAAAGATGTTTGTAA
- a CDS encoding phage head-tail connector protein, producing MPSITDDITKLLNSPANEKLEVIERRTRERLNSLLNVSETPSKFDSIIYEVVLKRFNRIGQEGMISYSQEGLTMAFPDSDFSEYEKQINDYLNEEKEVQYKKLRGKARFV from the coding sequence ATGCCTAGCATTACAGATGACATAACAAAACTGTTAAATAGTCCAGCTAATGAAAAGTTAGAAGTGATTGAGCGACGAACTAGAGAACGTCTCAATAGTTTGTTAAATGTATCGGAAACGCCAAGCAAATTTGATTCGATTATATACGAGGTCGTTTTAAAAAGATTTAACCGGATTGGTCAAGAGGGTATGATTTCATATTCTCAAGAAGGTTTAACAATGGCCTTTCCTGATTCTGATTTCTCTGAATATGAAAAACAAATTAACGATTATTTGAATGAAGAAAAAGAAGTGCAATATAAAAAACTTCGTGGAAAGGCCCGATTCGTATGA
- a CDS encoding tail assembly chaperone: MQIEIKGKKYNCIFGVKFIRELDKQHGVVRNDVNLGMGLTTLLPQLVSGNIVVLSDVLYTATITEKSRPSKDEVDEFVETVDDIEALFDETLKYLEESNAGKLTVRNFKKALMENK, encoded by the coding sequence ATGCAAATCGAAATTAAAGGGAAAAAATATAACTGTATTTTTGGAGTCAAGTTTATTCGTGAATTGGATAAGCAGCATGGGGTAGTGCGTAATGATGTGAATCTTGGGATGGGACTAACAACATTATTACCGCAGCTAGTAAGTGGAAATATCGTTGTTCTATCTGATGTACTTTACACAGCTACTATTACAGAAAAAAGTAGACCTTCTAAGGATGAAGTGGATGAGTTTGTTGAAACTGTTGATGATATTGAGGCGTTATTTGATGAAACGTTGAAATACTTAGAAGAAAGCAATGCGGGAAAGTTAACGGTCAGAAATTTCAAGAAAGCTCTGATGGAGAACAAGTAA
- a CDS encoding phage portal protein, translating to MNNKLLNGSRFDKEANLVYKVPVSKLPTRIMQYSNGEKEEVVDFEHQDVFNMIVKFVRHHKEKQVPRLKELKRYSLAQNNIKFTEDKSENRADNKIANDWARFIVNFKKGVLLGNPLKYNGDKTIADKINDFSSKSNEDYHNQLMLDDLLVYGRAFEYIGRDEYGKEMLAKFSAEETFVIYDTTTNKNSVCAIHCYDLEFNDETFSYIDIYANDGYFYQHESKNQDYEQSKLIDKYQTFFDSIQVNEWINNEERLGDFETVLDNIDAYDLSQSSMANFQQDSSEAYLVIKGNPETAIGDEEGNSAVDVLNDMIKARLLILGDKKYYGDGQTGSDPDAYYLKKEYDTQGTEAYNDRLVSDMLRFTSLIDFTDENIGSNQSGIGFRFKGWGSDNDRKNKERMVKKAIMRRLRLLTYSWSLKDNLNKPTGLAEKVKSFFVSRDNDKELLFEKVNAIEILFTPNVPQSDKEIMEVIAGMVGIVSDETLCEMAAKLTGVPVQTELNRLKKENQPDTLSDEEAAKLKEKQAEFLANQSETEED from the coding sequence GTGAATAATAAATTATTGAACGGTTCTAGATTTGATAAAGAAGCAAATCTAGTTTATAAAGTGCCAGTAAGCAAACTGCCTACTCGAATAATGCAATATTCGAACGGAGAAAAAGAAGAAGTCGTAGATTTTGAGCATCAAGATGTTTTTAATATGATTGTAAAATTTGTTCGACACCATAAAGAAAAACAAGTTCCTCGCCTTAAAGAATTAAAGCGTTATTCTTTAGCGCAAAATAATATTAAGTTTACTGAAGATAAAAGTGAAAATCGAGCAGACAACAAGATTGCAAATGATTGGGCTAGATTTATTGTCAATTTTAAAAAAGGCGTGTTATTAGGTAATCCTTTGAAGTACAATGGCGATAAAACTATAGCTGACAAAATTAATGATTTTTCTAGCAAATCAAATGAAGATTATCATAATCAGTTAATGTTAGACGACTTACTCGTTTATGGAAGAGCGTTTGAATATATTGGTAGAGATGAATACGGTAAAGAAATGTTAGCTAAATTCAGTGCAGAAGAGACGTTCGTTATTTATGATACAACGACAAACAAGAATTCTGTATGTGCTATTCACTGTTATGATCTGGAGTTTAACGATGAAACATTTAGTTATATCGATATTTATGCCAATGATGGCTATTTTTATCAACATGAATCAAAAAATCAAGACTATGAACAATCTAAATTAATTGATAAATATCAAACTTTCTTTGATTCTATTCAAGTAAATGAATGGATTAACAATGAAGAGCGTTTAGGAGACTTTGAAACAGTTTTAGATAATATAGATGCATATGATTTATCACAATCTTCAATGGCTAATTTCCAACAAGATTCATCTGAAGCTTATTTAGTTATTAAAGGAAACCCCGAAACTGCTATAGGTGATGAAGAAGGTAATTCTGCAGTAGACGTTTTAAACGACATGATAAAAGCTAGATTGTTAATATTAGGGGATAAGAAATATTATGGTGATGGTCAAACAGGTAGCGATCCTGATGCATACTATTTGAAAAAAGAGTATGATACACAAGGAACAGAGGCATATAATGACCGTTTGGTTTCTGACATGTTGCGCTTCACTTCTTTAATTGATTTTACTGACGAAAACATTGGTAGTAATCAGTCTGGTATTGGATTTAGATTTAAAGGTTGGGGAAGTGACAATGATAGAAAGAACAAAGAAAGAATGGTCAAAAAAGCAATCATGAGAAGACTAAGATTATTAACTTATTCTTGGTCATTGAAAGATAACTTAAATAAACCAACAGGGCTTGCTGAGAAAGTTAAGTCTTTTTTTGTATCTAGAGATAATGATAAAGAGCTGCTTTTTGAAAAGGTGAATGCTATAGAGATATTATTTACACCAAACGTTCCTCAATCGGATAAAGAAATTATGGAAGTTATTGCCGGAATGGTTGGAATTGTTTCAGACGAAACACTTTGCGAAATGGCGGCTAAATTGACTGGTGTTCCTGTTCAAACAGAACTAAATAGGTTGAAAAAGGAAAATCAGCCAGATACATTATCCGATGAAGAAGCAGCGAAGCTTAAAGAAAAACAGGCAGAGTTTTTGGCGAATCAGTCGGAAACAGAGGAGGACTGA
- a CDS encoding DEAD/DEAH box helicase family protein yields the protein MNKEFIPFADIGAAIDYYYDKPVAFCQDILHLDPDEWQDKVLDDLAKFPKVSVRSGQGVGKTALEAGAILWFLTCRPYAKVIATAPTMKQLYDVLWAEVAKWLNNSLIKDLLKWTKTKIYMVGDSERWFATARTATKPENMQGFHEDHMLIVVDEASGVADPIMEAILGTLSGFDNKLLMCGNPNNIEGVFYDSHNTDRDKYRTHKVSSYDSKRTNKENIQMLIDKYGENSDVARVRIYGEFPKGALDSFISLEIVEFAKDINISDSELKHVREGHIGVDVARFGDDSTIVFPRIGAKALPFEKYSKQDTMQTTGRVLKAAKRMMDDYPTIKKVFIKVDDTGVGGGVTDRLKEVISDEKLPYEVIPVNNGESSTDDYYANKGTQIWGDVKELLEQNISNSINGQGPTIELPDNANLIKELSTRKFKMTSNGKIRLESKEDMKKRNVGSPDIADALTLAFYEPFRPEPINVKKAINTFKKLGLSR from the coding sequence ATGAATAAAGAGTTTATTCCGTTTGCCGATATTGGTGCAGCAATTGATTACTACTACGATAAACCAGTTGCTTTTTGTCAGGATATTTTGCATCTTGATCCAGATGAATGGCAGGATAAGGTCTTGGATGATTTGGCTAAATTCCCAAAAGTCTCAGTTAGATCAGGGCAGGGTGTTGGAAAAACGGCGTTGGAGGCTGGTGCTATTCTTTGGTTTCTAACATGCCGGCCATATGCAAAAGTAATAGCAACTGCTCCGACGATGAAACAATTATACGATGTTCTATGGGCAGAAGTGGCTAAGTGGCTGAATAACAGCTTGATTAAAGACTTACTTAAATGGACCAAGACGAAAATTTATATGGTTGGCGATTCAGAACGATGGTTTGCTACAGCTCGAACAGCAACTAAACCAGAAAATATGCAAGGATTTCACGAAGACCATATGTTAATAGTGGTTGATGAAGCATCAGGTGTTGCTGATCCCATTATGGAAGCAATATTAGGTACTCTTTCAGGATTTGACAATAAATTACTAATGTGTGGGAACCCCAACAATATTGAAGGGGTTTTTTATGATTCGCATAATACAGATAGAGACAAGTATAGAACGCACAAAGTTTCTAGTTACGATAGCAAACGTACTAACAAAGAAAATATTCAAATGCTCATCGATAAGTATGGTGAGAATAGCGATGTAGCTCGTGTTCGTATTTATGGTGAATTTCCCAAAGGCGCACTTGATTCATTTATCAGCCTTGAAATTGTTGAGTTTGCCAAAGATATTAATATTTCTGATTCAGAATTAAAACATGTTAGAGAAGGACACATAGGTGTCGATGTGGCTCGTTTTGGTGATGATTCAACGATAGTATTTCCTAGAATCGGAGCTAAAGCATTGCCATTTGAAAAATATAGTAAGCAAGATACCATGCAGACCACTGGTCGAGTTTTAAAAGCGGCGAAAAGGATGATGGATGACTATCCTACAATAAAAAAAGTGTTCATCAAAGTAGATGATACAGGTGTTGGTGGAGGTGTTACTGATAGACTTAAAGAAGTAATTAGCGATGAAAAACTTCCCTATGAAGTAATTCCGGTAAATAATGGAGAATCTTCTACAGACGATTATTATGCAAATAAAGGAACACAAATATGGGGAGATGTTAAAGAACTGTTAGAACAAAACATTTCCAATTCGATTAATGGTCAAGGGCCGACGATAGAACTTCCTGATAATGCAAATCTAATCAAAGAATTGAGCACACGTAAATTTAAAATGACTAGCAATGGAAAAATCCGTTTAGAAAGTAAAGAAGATATGAAAAAGCGTAATGTTGGCAGTCCAGATATTGCTGATGCGTTAACGTTAGCGTTTTACGAGCCATTTAGACCAGAACCTATAAACGTTAAAAAAGCTATTAATACGTTCAAAAAATTAGGATTAAGTAGGTGA
- a CDS encoding HK97-gp10 family putative phage morphogenesis protein → MAISQVRINGLAGISKKLKRNAQLDDVKKVVRNNTAELTANMQAEAGKVLTGHREGKKFVKPTGATKRSIVMRLSNNGFSGHTGPGTEYAPYLIHGTRFMVKRDFFLPPLKQQKVKFRTDLERLMK, encoded by the coding sequence ATGGCAATAAGTCAAGTAAGAATTAATGGATTAGCTGGAATTTCTAAAAAACTAAAGAGAAATGCTCAACTTGATGATGTGAAAAAAGTTGTTAGAAATAACACAGCAGAATTAACCGCCAATATGCAAGCTGAAGCAGGAAAGGTGTTAACTGGACATCGGGAAGGTAAAAAGTTTGTTAAACCAACTGGGGCAACAAAAAGAAGTATCGTTATGAGGCTTTCGAACAATGGTTTTTCTGGGCATACAGGACCAGGAACAGAATACGCACCATACTTAATACACGGAACAAGATTCATGGTGAAACGTGATTTCTTTTTACCACCGCTGAAACAACAAAAAGTGAAATTTAGAACGGACTTGGAAAGGTTGATGAAATGA
- a CDS encoding phage major tail protein, TP901-1 family, with translation MANEAKVAAKGIDIILLFRLLKKSKEEAAWKLAFQTEHENTKTKDSDSVATKDGPIRIPGSLEIDFSATSILSVGDPYVDQLEEALDNDDIIEIWEINKAEKGTGDNVDKYKATYYQGYVTSFGKSPNAEDTVEVSLEFGINGKGAKGFATLTADQEEVVQYVFKDTTIEKDDPEKVDSPSVESVTPTFDGASTELS, from the coding sequence ATGGCTAATGAAGCAAAAGTAGCGGCTAAAGGTATTGATATTATTTTACTTTTCCGTTTGTTAAAAAAATCAAAAGAGGAAGCAGCATGGAAATTAGCTTTCCAGACAGAACATGAAAATACAAAAACAAAAGATAGTGACTCCGTGGCCACTAAAGATGGTCCGATTCGTATCCCAGGATCATTGGAAATTGATTTTTCGGCAACATCTATTTTATCAGTCGGTGATCCATATGTTGACCAGCTAGAAGAAGCTTTAGACAATGACGATATTATTGAAATCTGGGAAATCAACAAAGCAGAAAAAGGCACAGGAGATAATGTTGACAAATACAAGGCAACCTACTACCAAGGATACGTAACATCATTTGGTAAATCACCTAATGCTGAAGATACCGTAGAGGTTTCATTAGAATTTGGTATCAATGGTAAAGGCGCAAAAGGATTTGCAACATTAACTGCTGATCAAGAAGAAGTAGTTCAATATGTATTCAAAGATACGACTATTGAGAAAGATGATCCAGAAAAAGTAGATAGCCCTTCTGTGGAAAGTGTAACTCCTACATTCGATGGGGCATCTACTGAATTAAGTTAA
- a CDS encoding tape measure protein, which translates to MESYSVEAILTATDRTFSSTMSSAERSMAGVNKQSGELGDGLDKSTTKGNQLGKSILSIGAGVGAVKLVSTAVNMVKDSVEGAINRFDTLNKYPVVMKALGYSTEDVDRSMNKLSDGIDGLPTSLDEIVASTQQLSISTGSLSKGTDTAIALNDAFLASGASTADATRGMQQYIQMLGKGEVDMQSWRTLQETMPIAMDKVAKSFKEQGVNSVNQLYDALKEGDITFNEFNNRLIELDKGVGGFADLAKKNSKGIKTSWANIKTATVKGVTTVIKSFDELSKAVTGKNIAENLDSLKNVVNITFKAIDAAIQSTIPLMKLFGKAITSIGTALTPLLPTIASFAATFTALKVIQQVTGYIKQSELAIKAYTTAISLYNGISKLATLSTTALGRAWMLNLAADKANSAAIAIKTGLLVAQNTIVGVLTGTISLATVATTVFSTAMKLLLGPIGWVTAAIGGLVAVGVNLWKWLNKETESTKAVKKEQESLMKTTDDLIKKNQEHAQSRKDEAIELDNTKEKFQSMISEMEMLSAKEKLSNSEKKRMVEIVEELNGKMTGLNLVYDDQKNILSEMPGTIQQQVDAYNALDEASQAQENINQMLKERNDNEAKLMEINAAREKWNQTLKESGGNTKEARENIEKLGEQEQVLKGVQQELTNEIINTANAHEQSMQRASQAVENGVLNQTVSYNALSGKTKETMDAMRSEYSSLEEKVGSAFDVIEQKQAISVDQMAANLQKNQEAVAQWGQNISTLAERHVDQGLLEQLRKMGPEGAAQAAELVNASDEQLQRLNDVYRNTGETSMNAMKEGYQLGKNGLNEEIQALIPTQKETLMTQIKNTDFNSVGLSVTDDFKAGIENGRTAVEEMTKGIVPKVGEDMKGEVQKADFRGIGKSIPQGLEKGVDDGKGVPVKTSNQMIDDIVSGARKGLDSHSPSRVFHSIGEDVDSGLSNGIEQNAMNPVRAVEAIVDKIISAMDKLPSEMNSIGANAIDGLTNGINANANSALAAARGVADQIVSTMKSAMDIHSPSRVMRDEVGKMIPAGVAVGIDKYSNFVEKSMQRLSKKVAMPALDNLNSNLSFSGGSQSLAFAGDVSSKFTVEVPVIFDSSEVARVIAKPMSKELQNQQDKKNVSLGRRR; encoded by the coding sequence ATGGAATCATATTCAGTCGAAGCAATACTTACTGCTACTGATAGAACGTTTAGTAGCACAATGAGTAGCGCTGAACGCTCTATGGCTGGTGTAAATAAGCAATCTGGCGAACTAGGTGATGGATTGGATAAAAGCACCACTAAAGGGAATCAATTGGGTAAGTCAATTCTTAGCATTGGGGCAGGCGTGGGCGCTGTAAAATTAGTATCTACGGCCGTAAATATGGTTAAGGACTCTGTTGAAGGAGCGATTAACCGTTTTGATACGTTGAATAAGTATCCTGTAGTTATGAAGGCTCTAGGTTACTCAACAGAAGATGTTGATCGGTCCATGAATAAACTATCTGATGGGATTGATGGATTACCTACATCCCTCGATGAAATTGTAGCTAGTACGCAACAACTATCAATTTCAACTGGTAGCTTGAGTAAAGGTACTGACACAGCTATTGCATTAAATGATGCCTTTCTTGCTTCTGGAGCTTCAACTGCTGATGCAACTCGTGGTATGCAACAATATATTCAAATGCTTGGTAAGGGTGAAGTTGATATGCAATCTTGGCGAACTTTACAAGAAACAATGCCAATAGCTATGGATAAAGTTGCTAAGTCTTTCAAAGAACAAGGTGTAAACTCAGTTAACCAATTATATGATGCCTTAAAAGAAGGAGATATTACATTTAATGAGTTCAATAATCGTTTGATTGAGTTGGACAAAGGCGTAGGTGGTTTTGCGGATTTAGCCAAGAAAAACTCAAAAGGTATCAAAACCTCATGGGCAAATATTAAAACAGCCACCGTTAAAGGTGTGACTACAGTTATTAAATCATTTGATGAATTATCCAAAGCAGTGACAGGAAAAAATATTGCCGAAAACTTAGACTCTTTAAAAAATGTAGTTAATATAACTTTTAAGGCAATTGATGCAGCGATTCAATCAACTATTCCGTTGATGAAACTATTCGGAAAAGCTATTACGTCGATAGGTACAGCCTTAACACCATTACTACCAACAATTGCCAGTTTTGCTGCCACTTTTACAGCATTGAAAGTAATTCAGCAAGTGACAGGTTATATAAAACAATCTGAATTGGCAATCAAAGCTTATACAACCGCAATAAGTTTATACAATGGAATATCAAAACTGGCAACGTTGTCTACCACAGCACTCGGAAGAGCATGGATGTTAAACTTAGCAGCCGATAAAGCCAATTCTGCAGCAATAGCAATAAAAACTGGTCTTTTAGTGGCGCAAAATACAATCGTTGGTGTTTTGACGGGAACAATTAGTTTAGCTACAGTAGCTACAACTGTTTTTAGTACCGCTATGAAATTGTTATTGGGCCCTATTGGTTGGGTAACAGCCGCAATAGGAGGACTAGTAGCTGTAGGGGTAAACTTGTGGAAATGGTTAAATAAGGAAACTGAATCAACTAAGGCAGTAAAAAAAGAACAAGAAAGCCTTATGAAAACCACAGATGATTTGATTAAAAAGAATCAAGAACATGCACAATCACGAAAAGATGAAGCTATTGAATTGGATAATACTAAAGAAAAATTCCAATCTATGATTTCTGAAATGGAAATGCTCTCTGCTAAAGAAAAATTAAGCAACAGCGAGAAAAAACGTATGGTGGAAATTGTTGAGGAATTGAACGGTAAAATGACAGGTTTAAACTTAGTTTATGACGATCAAAAAAATATTTTATCTGAAATGCCTGGAACAATTCAACAACAAGTTGATGCCTATAATGCTTTAGATGAAGCTTCTCAAGCTCAAGAAAACATTAATCAAATGTTAAAAGAACGAAATGATAATGAAGCGAAGCTGATGGAAATCAATGCCGCTAGAGAAAAATGGAATCAGACATTAAAAGAATCTGGCGGGAATACAAAAGAAGCTCGTGAAAATATTGAAAAGTTGGGCGAGCAAGAGCAAGTGTTAAAGGGCGTTCAACAGGAATTAACGAATGAAATTATAAATACAGCTAATGCCCATGAACAATCAATGCAGCGTGCAAGCCAAGCTGTGGAAAATGGTGTGTTAAATCAAACAGTTTCATACAATGCTTTAAGTGGTAAGACGAAAGAAACAATGGATGCAATGCGTTCAGAATATTCATCACTTGAAGAAAAAGTAGGGAGTGCCTTTGATGTTATTGAACAAAAGCAAGCTATTTCGGTTGATCAGATGGCTGCTAACTTACAGAAAAATCAAGAAGCTGTCGCACAGTGGGGACAAAATATTTCAACACTTGCAGAACGACATGTTGACCAAGGGTTATTGGAACAACTAAGAAAAATGGGGCCAGAGGGTGCAGCACAAGCAGCAGAGCTTGTTAATGCATCAGACGAACAATTACAACGCTTAAATGATGTCTATCGTAACACTGGTGAAACTTCTATGAATGCAATGAAAGAAGGTTATCAATTAGGCAAAAATGGTTTGAACGAGGAAATTCAAGCTCTTATACCAACTCAAAAAGAAACTTTGATGACTCAAATTAAGAATACAGACTTTAACAGCGTGGGCCTAAGTGTAACTGATGATTTTAAAGCAGGTATTGAAAACGGGCGTACAGCAGTCGAAGAAATGACCAAGGGAATTGTTCCTAAAGTCGGGGAAGACATGAAAGGCGAAGTTCAAAAAGCTGATTTTAGAGGTATAGGTAAGTCCATTCCTCAAGGCTTAGAAAAAGGTGTTGACGACGGCAAAGGAGTTCCTGTAAAAACATCTAATCAAATGATTGATGATATTGTTTCTGGTGCCAGAAAAGGTTTAGATTCTCACTCTCCTTCTCGTGTATTTCACTCAATTGGCGAAGATGTTGATTCTGGATTATCAAACGGTATCGAACAAAACGCAATGAATCCAGTAAGAGCTGTGGAGGCGATTGTTGATAAAATAATTTCTGCAATGGATAAATTGCCATCAGAAATGAATTCTATTGGTGCAAATGCAATTGATGGATTGACTAATGGCATTAATGCTAATGCTAATAGTGCTTTAGCTGCAGCAAGAGGTGTGGCAGATCAAATTGTAAGTACAATGAAAAGTGCTATGGATATTCATTCTCCCTCACGTGTAATGCGTGATGAAGTAGGTAAAATGATTCCAGCAGGAGTAGCGGTTGGTATTGATAAATATTCAAACTTTGTAGAAAAATCTATGCAACGACTAAGTAAAAAGGTAGCCATGCCAGCGCTGGATAATTTAAATTCAAATCTGTCATTTAGTGGAGGATCACAAAGCTTAGCATTTGCCGGAGATGTATCTTCAAAATTCACTGTAGAGGTACCTGTTATTTTCGATAGTTCAGAGGTTGCAAGGGTTATTGCTAAACCAATGAGTAAAGAATTGCAGAATCAACAAGATAAAAAGAATGTTTCTTTAGGAAGGAGGCGCTAA
- a CDS encoding major capsid protein, whose amino-acid sequence MANIAELFSQKNVLDYVNNRQAPVLLGETLFPARKVQGLEFDVLKAGSKIPTIASVHAFDTEAEIASRVGSKTAQELAFIKRKIQLKEKDLIALRNPRTAEEQRYLEQEVYNDVYSMVSSVNARVEKMRMEVLANGKVTLDENGLDLVVDYGVPADHKDTADFSAPDTDIIGLLTEWASKLDVMPTRILTSTKVRNAILKNDGIKAFFKTSGLLPNIGSLNQMLQQFNLPTIVTYDAKYNKENAEGVLVKERYFPENKLVMFGDENPGESIFGVTPEESRLLSNGSNNYTVGNIFAMVYESNLDPVGTWTKASGTALPSFPEADNVFQATVLPDSKK is encoded by the coding sequence ATGGCAAATATTGCAGAATTATTTTCACAGAAAAATGTATTAGATTATGTAAATAATCGTCAAGCACCAGTTTTATTAGGAGAAACATTGTTTCCAGCACGTAAGGTACAGGGGTTAGAGTTTGATGTTTTAAAAGCGGGATCTAAAATCCCAACAATTGCAAGCGTTCATGCATTCGATACAGAAGCTGAGATTGCTTCACGTGTTGGATCAAAGACAGCTCAAGAGCTAGCGTTCATCAAACGTAAGATTCAATTAAAAGAAAAAGATTTAATTGCTTTGCGTAATCCTCGTACGGCTGAAGAACAGCGTTATTTAGAACAAGAAGTATATAATGATGTTTACTCAATGGTATCTTCCGTTAACGCTCGTGTTGAAAAAATGCGTATGGAAGTTCTAGCAAATGGTAAAGTAACGTTAGATGAAAATGGGTTAGATTTAGTAGTTGATTATGGCGTGCCAGCAGATCATAAAGATACTGCTGATTTTTCTGCTCCTGATACAGACATCATTGGGTTATTAACAGAATGGGCAAGCAAGTTGGATGTAATGCCAACACGCATTTTGACATCTACTAAAGTACGTAACGCAATCTTGAAAAACGACGGAATCAAGGCATTCTTTAAAACTTCTGGTTTGTTACCAAATATTGGCTCGTTAAACCAAATGTTACAACAATTTAATTTACCGACAATTGTGACATATGATGCAAAATATAATAAAGAAAACGCTGAAGGTGTACTAGTAAAAGAACGTTATTTCCCAGAAAACAAGCTAGTCATGTTTGGGGATGAAAACCCAGGAGAGTCTATTTTCGGTGTAACACCAGAAGAATCTCGTTTGTTATCAAATGGATCAAATAACTACACAGTAGGCAATATTTTCGCAATGGTATACGAATCTAATTTAGACCCAGTTGGAACATGGACTAAAGCATCAGGAACAGCTCTACCAAGTTTCCCAGAAGCTGACAATGTATTCCAAGCTACTGTCTTACCTGATTCAAAAAAATAG
- a CDS encoding DUF4355 domain-containing protein: MKTKKLLLPMHLQFFADNLDTGTGGTDQPAGGQEQTPPGDGGKDKGNGKTFSRDEVAKMIAAEVSKTKEAWEKELQEKQEEADKLAKMNDQEKNDHEKQKLLEKIKELESAQNLAEMSKTATKMFSDKGIQATEGLLSLVVKETAEETSENVKAVVKLIETERETIKADFEKRIGSKLPLDGNADASLSRGAQMAKQANNQNKAPENNLWATN, encoded by the coding sequence ATGAAAACAAAAAAACTATTATTGCCAATGCATTTACAATTCTTTGCTGATAATCTAGATACTGGCACTGGGGGTACGGACCAACCGGCCGGAGGTCAAGAGCAAACACCGCCAGGAGATGGCGGCAAAGATAAAGGTAATGGAAAAACGTTTTCTCGTGATGAAGTAGCAAAAATGATTGCTGCTGAAGTATCAAAAACAAAAGAAGCTTGGGAAAAAGAGCTTCAAGAGAAACAAGAAGAAGCTGATAAATTAGCCAAAATGAATGATCAGGAGAAAAATGATCATGAAAAGCAGAAGTTACTTGAAAAAATCAAAGAGCTGGAAAGTGCGCAAAACTTAGCTGAAATGTCTAAGACTGCTACTAAAATGTTTTCTGATAAAGGTATTCAAGCGACTGAGGGATTACTTTCGTTAGTAGTAAAGGAAACAGCAGAGGAGACATCTGAAAATGTTAAAGCTGTTGTAAAACTTATCGAAACTGAACGTGAAACGATTAAAGCAGATTTTGAGAAACGAATTGGTTCTAAACTCCCACTTGATGGAAATGCTGATGCTAGCTTATCTCGTGGTGCACAAATGGCTAAACAAGCAAATAATCAAAATAAAGCGCCTGAAAATAATCTTTGGGCGACAAATTAG